A window from Micromonospora terminaliae encodes these proteins:
- a CDS encoding molybdopterin-dependent oxidoreductase translates to MSRGRAALAGVTAAVVAIGVAEPVAVLTGPRSAPLIAVGGLVVDVVPEPLKQFAIAVFGTYDKIALLVGTAVLLAAIAALLGVLAARRLRFGLAGIAAFAALGVAAALTRAGADALDALPSLVGGALGALTLWAFVAGPLREAAAPSTPPSPPAAALARDEAPAGWEPQEAAGDESRRRFLRGVGLLAGTAAVAGLGGHWLAGRRGVSAAREAVRLPTPVAPAPPVPAGADLAVDRLAPFVTPNREFYRIDTALVVPQVDPATWRLRIHGRVRRPLELSFDDLLARPMVERHITLACVSNEVGGDLIGNARWLGVPIRELLDEVEPEEGADQVVGRSVDGWTCGTPTAVLRDGRDALLAVGMNGEPLPVEHGFPVRMVVPGLYGYVSACKWVTELELTSFADFDAYWVPRGWSAQGPIKTESRIDTPRRRDRLTAGPVTVAGVAWAQHRGIRRVEVRVDDGPWHEATLAPTVSVDTWVQWSWRWDATPGDHTLQVRATDAAGETQPAQRRPVAPDGATGWHTVPVEVG, encoded by the coding sequence ATGTCGCGCGGCCGGGCCGCGCTGGCCGGGGTCACGGCCGCGGTCGTCGCGATCGGTGTCGCCGAACCGGTGGCCGTCCTCACCGGTCCCCGGTCCGCCCCGCTGATCGCGGTCGGCGGGCTGGTCGTCGACGTCGTGCCCGAGCCGCTCAAGCAGTTCGCCATCGCGGTCTTCGGCACCTACGACAAGATCGCCCTGCTGGTCGGCACGGCGGTGCTGCTGGCCGCGATCGCCGCGCTGCTCGGCGTGCTGGCGGCCCGGCGGCTCCGGTTCGGCCTGGCCGGCATCGCCGCGTTCGCGGCCCTCGGGGTGGCCGCCGCCCTGACCCGGGCGGGCGCGGACGCCCTCGACGCGCTGCCCTCCCTGGTCGGTGGTGCACTGGGTGCGCTCACGCTCTGGGCGTTCGTCGCGGGCCCGCTGCGCGAGGCTGCCGCCCCCTCGACCCCGCCGTCGCCGCCCGCCGCCGCGCTCGCGCGGGACGAGGCGCCGGCCGGGTGGGAGCCGCAGGAGGCCGCCGGGGACGAGTCGCGGCGGCGGTTCCTGCGCGGCGTGGGCCTGCTGGCCGGCACGGCGGCGGTGGCGGGGCTCGGCGGGCACTGGCTGGCCGGGCGGCGGGGGGTCTCGGCGGCCCGCGAGGCGGTGCGCCTGCCCACGCCGGTCGCGCCCGCCCCACCGGTGCCGGCCGGCGCGGACCTGGCGGTGGACCGGCTCGCCCCCTTCGTCACCCCGAACCGCGAGTTCTACCGGATCGACACGGCCCTCGTGGTGCCGCAGGTCGACCCGGCGACCTGGCGGCTGCGTATCCACGGCCGGGTCCGCAGACCGCTCGAGCTGAGCTTCGACGACCTGCTCGCCCGGCCGATGGTCGAGCGCCACATCACCCTGGCGTGCGTCTCCAACGAGGTGGGCGGCGACCTGATCGGCAACGCCCGCTGGCTGGGCGTGCCGATCCGGGAACTGCTGGACGAGGTCGAGCCGGAGGAGGGTGCGGACCAGGTGGTCGGCCGCTCGGTCGACGGCTGGACCTGCGGCACCCCCACGGCGGTGCTGCGGGACGGCCGGGACGCCCTGCTGGCGGTCGGGATGAACGGCGAGCCGCTGCCGGTGGAGCACGGCTTCCCGGTGCGGATGGTGGTGCCCGGCCTCTACGGGTACGTCTCGGCGTGCAAGTGGGTGACCGAGCTGGAGCTGACCAGCTTCGCGGACTTCGACGCGTACTGGGTGCCGCGCGGATGGTCGGCGCAGGGGCCGATCAAGACGGAGTCCCGGATCGACACGCCGCGCCGGCGGGACCGGCTCACCGCCGGACCGGTCACGGTCGCCGGGGTGGCCTGGGCCCAGCACCGGGGCATCCGCCGGGTCGAGGTACGCGTCGACGACGGCCCCTGGCACGAGGCGACCCTGGCCCCGACGGTCTCGGTAGACACCTGGGTGCAGTGGTCGTGGCGCTGGGACGCCACCCCGGGCGACCACACCCTCCAGGTCCGGGCCACGGACGCCGCCGGGGAGACCCAGCCGGCGCAGCGCCGCCCGGTCGCCCCGGACGGCGCCACCGGCTGGCACACCGTCCCGGTCGAGGTCGGCTGA
- a CDS encoding ROK family protein produces the protein MRAGPSQDEIRRQNLGALLRYVHVRGATTRAELTTALGLNRSTIGALTADLAGAGLVSEGTPKETGRAGRPSLVVRPESARVYAYAYSIEVDRLRAARVGLGGEVLDRRELERPRNLVAGEAAPLLADAVREMHRAVPSDSICVGAGVAVCGMVRREDGLVRLSPTTGWVDEPIGAALAAELGVDVPITVGNVADVAAFAEHARGAAAGCDNVIYLYGDVGVGAGIIAGGRRLTGHGGYSGEVGHMVVVRDGVRCDCGRRGCWETEIGEHGLLRAAGRSDARGREALLAVFDAADRGDARAQTAVRQAGDWLGFGVANLVNIFNPEMVIFGGTMRDLYLAAAAQVRSRLNSNGLPACLEHVRLRTPKLGDDAALIGAAELAFERLLADPLDVG, from the coding sequence ATGCGTGCGGGACCGAGCCAGGACGAGATCCGTCGGCAGAACCTGGGCGCGTTGCTCCGTTACGTCCACGTGCGGGGGGCCACCACCCGGGCGGAGCTGACCACCGCGCTCGGCCTCAACCGCAGCACCATCGGCGCGCTGACCGCCGACCTGGCCGGCGCCGGTCTGGTCAGCGAGGGGACGCCGAAGGAGACCGGCCGGGCCGGACGACCCTCGCTGGTCGTCCGGCCCGAGTCGGCCCGGGTCTACGCGTACGCGTACAGCATCGAGGTGGACCGGCTGCGGGCCGCGCGGGTCGGGCTCGGCGGCGAGGTGCTCGACCGGCGGGAGCTGGAACGGCCACGGAACCTGGTCGCCGGGGAGGCCGCCCCGCTGCTGGCCGACGCGGTGCGGGAGATGCACCGGGCGGTGCCGTCCGACTCGATCTGCGTGGGCGCCGGCGTGGCGGTCTGCGGCATGGTCCGGCGCGAGGACGGGCTGGTCCGGCTCAGCCCCACCACGGGCTGGGTGGACGAGCCGATCGGCGCGGCGCTCGCCGCCGAGCTGGGCGTCGACGTGCCCATCACGGTGGGCAACGTGGCCGACGTGGCGGCCTTCGCCGAGCATGCCCGGGGCGCCGCGGCCGGCTGCGACAACGTGATCTACCTGTACGGGGACGTCGGTGTCGGCGCCGGCATCATCGCCGGCGGGCGGCGGCTCACCGGGCACGGCGGCTACAGCGGCGAGGTCGGCCACATGGTGGTGGTCCGCGACGGCGTGCGCTGCGACTGCGGCCGGCGCGGCTGCTGGGAGACCGAGATCGGCGAGCACGGGCTGCTCCGCGCCGCCGGCCGCTCCGACGCCCGGGGCCGGGAGGCGCTGCTGGCCGTCTTCGACGCCGCCGACCGGGGCGACGCCCGGGCCCAGACCGCCGTGCGGCAGGCCGGCGACTGGCTCGGCTTCGGCGTGGCCAACCTGGTCAACATCTTCAACCCCGAGATGGTCATCTTCGGTGGCACCATGCGCGACCTCTACCTGGCCGCCGCCGCCCAGGTGCGCAGCCGGCTCAACTCCAACGGGCTGCCCGCCTGCCTGGAGCACGTGCGGCTGCGTACCCCGAAACTCGGCGACGACGCGGCGCTCATCGGCGCCGCCGAGCTGGCCTTCGAGCGCCTCCTCGCCGACCCGCTCGACGTCGGGTGA
- the groL gene encoding chaperonin GroEL (60 kDa chaperone family; promotes refolding of misfolded polypeptides especially under stressful conditions; forms two stacked rings of heptamers to form a barrel-shaped 14mer; ends can be capped by GroES; misfolded proteins enter the barrel where they are refolded when GroES binds), with the protein MAKILSFSDDARHLLEHGVNALADAVKVTLGPRGRNVVLDKKFGVPTITNDGVTIAKEIELTNPYENLGAQLVKEVATKTNDVAGDGTTTATVLAQAMVREGLRNVAAGANPTGLKRGIDAAAAKVSEALLGRAVEVADKESIAHVATISAQDATIGELIAEAMERVGRDGVITVEEGSALTTELEVTEGLQFDKGFISPNFVTDVEGQEAVLEDPYILITTQKISAIEELLPLLEKVLQNNKPLLIVAEDVEGQALSTLVVNAIRKTIKVCAVKAPGFGDRRKAMLQDMAILTGAELVAPELGYKLDQVGLEVLGTARRVVVDKENTTVVDGGGQSAEVADRVAQIRKEIEASDSEWDREKLAERLAKLSGGIAVIKAGAATEVEMKERKHRIEDAISATKAAVEEGTVPGGGAALAQILPVLDDDLGFTGDEKVGVSIVRKALVEPLRWIAQNAGHDGYVVVQKVAGQEWGNGLNAANGEYVDLVKSGILDPVKVTRNAVANAASIAGLLLTTESLVVEKPEKAEPADAGHGHGHGHGHQHGPGF; encoded by the coding sequence ATGGCGAAGATCCTGAGCTTCTCGGACGACGCCCGGCACCTGCTGGAGCATGGTGTCAACGCCCTCGCGGACGCGGTCAAGGTCACTCTCGGCCCGCGCGGGCGCAACGTCGTCCTGGACAAGAAGTTTGGTGTGCCCACGATCACCAACGACGGCGTGACGATCGCCAAGGAGATCGAGCTCACCAACCCCTACGAGAACCTCGGCGCGCAGCTGGTCAAGGAGGTGGCGACCAAGACCAACGACGTCGCCGGCGACGGGACCACCACCGCGACCGTGCTGGCCCAGGCCATGGTCCGCGAGGGCCTGCGCAACGTGGCCGCCGGAGCCAACCCCACCGGCCTCAAGCGGGGCATCGACGCGGCGGCCGCCAAGGTCTCCGAGGCGTTGCTCGGCCGGGCCGTCGAGGTGGCCGACAAGGAGTCGATCGCGCACGTCGCGACGATCTCCGCGCAGGACGCCACCATCGGCGAGCTGATCGCCGAGGCGATGGAGCGGGTCGGCCGCGACGGTGTCATCACCGTCGAGGAGGGCTCCGCCCTGACCACCGAGCTCGAGGTCACCGAGGGCCTCCAGTTCGACAAGGGCTTCATCTCGCCGAACTTCGTCACCGACGTGGAGGGGCAGGAGGCGGTCCTGGAGGACCCGTACATCCTGATCACCACGCAGAAGATCTCGGCCATCGAGGAGCTGCTGCCGCTGCTGGAGAAGGTCCTCCAGAACAACAAGCCGCTGCTCATCGTCGCCGAGGACGTCGAGGGCCAGGCCCTGTCCACGCTGGTGGTCAACGCGATCCGCAAGACCATCAAGGTCTGCGCCGTGAAGGCCCCCGGCTTCGGCGACCGCCGCAAGGCGATGCTCCAGGACATGGCGATCCTGACCGGCGCCGAGCTGGTCGCCCCGGAGCTGGGCTACAAGCTCGACCAGGTCGGCCTGGAGGTGCTCGGCACCGCCCGCCGCGTGGTGGTCGACAAGGAGAACACCACGGTCGTCGACGGCGGCGGCCAGTCCGCCGAGGTCGCCGACCGGGTCGCCCAGATCCGCAAGGAGATCGAGGCCTCGGACTCCGAGTGGGACCGGGAGAAGCTGGCCGAGCGGCTGGCGAAGCTCTCCGGCGGCATCGCGGTGATCAAGGCCGGCGCGGCCACCGAGGTCGAGATGAAGGAGCGCAAGCACCGCATCGAGGACGCGATCTCCGCGACCAAGGCCGCGGTCGAGGAGGGTACGGTCCCGGGTGGCGGCGCCGCCCTGGCCCAGATCCTGCCGGTGCTCGACGACGACCTGGGCTTCACCGGTGACGAGAAGGTCGGCGTCTCGATCGTGCGCAAGGCGCTGGTCGAGCCGCTGCGCTGGATCGCCCAGAACGCCGGCCACGACGGCTACGTGGTGGTGCAGAAGGTCGCCGGCCAGGAGTGGGGCAACGGCCTCAACGCCGCCAACGGCGAGTACGTCGACCTGGTCAAGTCCGGCATCCTCGACCCGGTGAAGGTGACCCGCAACGCGGTCGCCAACGCCGCGTCGATCGCCGGTCTGCTGCTCACCACCGAGAGCCTCGTGGTGGAGAAGCCGGAGAAGGCCGAGCCGGCCGACGCCGGGCACGGCCACGGCCACGGGCACGGCCACCAGCACGGCCCGGGCTTCTGA
- a CDS encoding sugar ABC transporter permease — protein sequence MTTTAVQKEGPAAVAPAPTVGTHFNNYWRRVRGGDIGALPAVFMLFALVVGFSIARPTFFTAGNFANLFTQGAATTLIAMGLIFVLLLGEIDLSAGFASGVCAAILANAVTERGYPWYVAMLAAVITGVVIGTLLGLLVAKVGIPSFVVTLAGFLAFQGIVLMLMKEGSNISVRDDIILAIANRNLSPALGWALAAVAVAGYAAVQLLRHRNRAARGLLTDPTAVVLARIVGLAVILGLAVYVLNLERSRNVLVVSLKGVPIVVPIIALLLVIWTFVLQRTSYGRHVYAVGGNAEAARRAGINVDRIRISVFVICSTMAAIGGIVAASRANSVDPNTGGSNVLLYAVGAAVIGGTSLFGGKGRILDAVLGGAVVAVIDNGMGLMGYSSGVKYVVTGVVLLAAATIDALSRRRAAATGTR from the coding sequence ATGACCACCACCGCCGTCCAGAAGGAAGGCCCCGCCGCAGTCGCGCCGGCGCCCACCGTCGGCACCCATTTCAACAACTACTGGCGCCGGGTACGCGGCGGCGACATCGGCGCGCTGCCGGCCGTGTTCATGCTCTTCGCGCTGGTGGTCGGCTTCTCGATCGCCCGGCCGACCTTCTTCACGGCCGGCAACTTCGCCAACCTGTTCACCCAGGGCGCGGCGACCACGCTGATCGCGATGGGTCTGATCTTCGTCCTGCTGCTCGGCGAGATCGACCTCTCCGCCGGCTTCGCCAGCGGTGTCTGCGCCGCCATCCTGGCCAACGCGGTCACCGAGCGCGGCTACCCGTGGTACGTGGCGATGCTCGCCGCCGTGATCACCGGCGTGGTGATCGGCACCCTGCTCGGCCTGCTGGTCGCGAAGGTCGGCATCCCGTCCTTCGTGGTCACCCTGGCCGGCTTCCTCGCCTTCCAGGGCATCGTGCTGATGCTCATGAAGGAGGGCTCCAACATCTCGGTGCGGGACGACATCATCCTCGCCATCGCCAACCGCAACCTCTCCCCCGCGCTCGGCTGGGCGCTGGCCGCGGTGGCCGTCGCCGGGTACGCGGCCGTGCAACTGCTGCGGCACCGCAACCGTGCCGCCCGCGGCCTGCTCACCGACCCGACCGCGGTGGTCCTCGCCCGGATCGTCGGCCTCGCCGTCATCCTCGGCCTCGCCGTCTACGTGCTCAACCTGGAGCGCAGCCGCAACGTACTGGTCGTCTCGCTCAAGGGCGTGCCGATCGTGGTGCCGATCATCGCGCTGCTGCTGGTGATCTGGACCTTCGTGCTCCAGCGCACCAGCTACGGCCGGCACGTCTACGCGGTCGGCGGCAACGCCGAGGCGGCCCGCCGGGCCGGCATCAACGTCGACCGGATCCGCATCTCCGTGTTCGTCATCTGCTCCACGATGGCGGCGATCGGCGGCATCGTGGCGGCCAGCCGGGCCAACTCGGTCGACCCCAACACCGGCGGCAGTAACGTACTGCTCTACGCCGTCGGCGCGGCGGTGATCGGCGGCACCAGCCTCTTCGGCGGCAAGGGCCGGATCCTGGACGCCGTCCTCGGTGGCGCGGTGGTCGCGGTCATCGACAACGGCATGGGACTGATGGGTTACAGCTCGGGCGTGAAGTACGTGGTGACCGGCGTGGTACTGCTCGCCGCCGCCACGATCGACGCGCTGTCCCGCCGGCGGGCCGCCGCCACGGGCACCCGCTGA
- the ybaK gene encoding Cys-tRNA(Pro) deacylase: MAGQGTPATALLTKRKIAHSTHPYDVSPDAPNYGALVAAALGVPPARVFKSLVTEVDGGLTVAVVPVTGELDLKALAAAAGGKRAALADRAVAERATGYVRGGISPLGQRKRLPTVIDATALEHPTVYVSAGRRGLQLELAPADLVALTDAVTASIATR; encoded by the coding sequence ATGGCGGGACAGGGCACTCCGGCGACGGCACTGCTGACCAAGCGGAAGATCGCGCACAGCACGCACCCGTACGACGTCTCACCGGACGCGCCGAACTACGGCGCCCTGGTCGCGGCGGCCCTCGGGGTGCCGCCGGCCCGGGTCTTCAAGTCCCTGGTGACCGAGGTCGACGGCGGGCTGACCGTGGCGGTCGTGCCGGTCACCGGCGAGCTGGACCTCAAGGCGTTGGCGGCCGCGGCGGGCGGCAAGCGGGCGGCCCTGGCGGACCGGGCGGTGGCCGAGCGGGCCACCGGCTACGTCCGCGGCGGGATCAGCCCGCTCGGCCAGCGCAAGCGGCTGCCCACGGTCATCGACGCCACCGCGCTGGAACATCCGACGGTCTACGTCTCGGCGGGCCGTCGCGGCCTGCAACTGGAGCTCGCCCCGGCCGACCTGGTCGCGTTGACCGACGCCGTCACGGCGTCGATCGCCACCCGCTGA
- the groES gene encoding co-chaperone GroES: MPVTTATKVAIKPLEDRIVVQANEAETTTASGIVIPDTAKEKPQEGTVLAVGPGRIDDKGNRVPIDVKVGDTVLYSKYGGTEVKYAGEEYLVLSARDVLAVIEK, encoded by the coding sequence ATGCCCGTGACTACCGCGACCAAGGTTGCGATCAAGCCGCTCGAGGACCGCATCGTGGTCCAGGCGAACGAGGCCGAGACCACCACCGCCTCGGGCATCGTGATCCCCGACACCGCCAAGGAGAAGCCGCAGGAGGGCACCGTCCTCGCTGTCGGCCCGGGCCGGATCGACGACAAGGGCAACCGCGTGCCGATCGACGTCAAGGTCGGCGACACCGTCCTCTACTCGAAGTACGGCGGCACCGAGGTCAAGTACGCCGGCGAGGAGTACCTGGTGCTCTCCGCCCGCGACGTCCTCGCGGTCATCGAGAAGTAA
- a CDS encoding sugar ABC transporter substrate-binding protein — MRKGFLTFAAVGLLATGSMAACGDDGGSDQAGGSTDKKPKIGVILPDSKSSARWEGADRKYLKEAFDAAGVDSDIQNAQNDKNAFQTIADQMITNGVNVLMIVNLDSGTGKAVLDKAKSQGVATIDYDRLTLGGSAQYYVSFDNEAVGKLQGEGLSKCLTDKGAKNPSIAYLNGSPTDNNATLFKNGYDSVLKPKFDSKEYTKVADDSVPAWDNAQAATIFEQQLTKARGKIDGVLAANDGLGNAAISVLKKNKLNGKVPVTGQDATKEGLQNILLGDQCMTVYKAVKKEADAAAELAIGLAKGQKKDTGQTVKDPEGGRDVPAVLLEPKAIYKDNVKDVVADGYVTKDELCTGNFAKLCTDAGIS; from the coding sequence ATGCGCAAGGGCTTCCTCACCTTCGCGGCCGTCGGTCTTCTCGCGACCGGCAGCATGGCCGCCTGCGGTGACGACGGCGGTTCCGACCAGGCCGGCGGTTCGACGGACAAGAAGCCGAAGATCGGCGTGATCCTCCCCGACAGCAAGTCCTCCGCCCGGTGGGAGGGCGCCGACCGCAAGTACCTCAAGGAGGCGTTCGACGCGGCCGGTGTCGACTCGGACATCCAGAACGCCCAGAACGACAAGAACGCCTTCCAGACCATCGCCGACCAGATGATCACCAACGGCGTCAACGTGCTGATGATCGTCAACCTGGACTCCGGCACCGGCAAGGCCGTGCTCGACAAGGCCAAGTCGCAGGGCGTCGCCACCATCGACTACGACCGGCTGACCCTGGGCGGCTCCGCCCAGTACTACGTCAGCTTCGACAACGAGGCGGTCGGCAAGCTCCAGGGCGAGGGCCTGAGCAAGTGCCTGACCGACAAGGGCGCGAAGAACCCGTCGATCGCCTACCTCAACGGCTCGCCGACCGACAACAACGCGACCCTGTTCAAGAACGGGTACGACTCGGTGCTCAAGCCGAAGTTCGACTCGAAGGAGTACACCAAGGTCGCCGACGACTCCGTGCCGGCGTGGGACAACGCGCAGGCCGCCACGATCTTCGAGCAGCAGCTCACCAAGGCTCGCGGCAAGATCGACGGGGTGCTGGCCGCCAACGACGGCCTGGGCAACGCCGCCATCTCGGTGCTGAAGAAGAACAAGCTCAACGGCAAGGTCCCGGTGACCGGTCAGGACGCCACCAAGGAGGGCCTGCAGAACATCCTCCTGGGCGACCAGTGCATGACGGTCTACAAGGCGGTCAAGAAGGAGGCCGACGCGGCCGCCGAGCTGGCCATCGGGCTGGCCAAGGGCCAGAAGAAGGACACCGGCCAGACCGTCAAGGACCCGGAGGGCGGGCGGGACGTCCCGGCCGTCCTGCTGGAGCCGAAGGCGATCTACAAGGACAACGTCAAGGACGTCGTGGCCGACGGCTACGTCACCAAGGACGAGCTCTGCACCGGCAACTTCGCCAAGCTCTGCACCGACGCCGGCATCAGCTGA
- a CDS encoding DUF4142 domain-containing protein, producing MAPLESVRRRLAHRVILLLVALAAGIGVLPGAALAAPNPVVQLNAADMTLLNGVRLAGLWEMPAGQMAAEKGQSKRVREIGAEIARQHGILDQLVVEAANKLGATLPTTPTTQQQGWLTEMQNATGAQFDQIFVTRLRVAHGNIFPVIGAVRASTRDPIVRKLADQTNTFVTNHMLMLESTGLVRWQQLPPPAMPPAQSDSLIAAAGANVGSTGGTQISTTLVWAVFLLALATGGYATWRLLRRT from the coding sequence ATGGCACCGCTGGAATCCGTACGCCGCCGGCTGGCGCACCGGGTGATCCTGCTGCTCGTCGCGCTCGCCGCGGGGATCGGCGTCCTTCCCGGCGCGGCACTGGCCGCGCCCAACCCCGTCGTGCAGCTCAACGCCGCCGACATGACGCTGCTCAACGGCGTACGGCTGGCCGGGCTCTGGGAGATGCCGGCCGGGCAGATGGCCGCCGAGAAGGGCCAGTCGAAGCGGGTACGGGAGATCGGCGCGGAGATCGCGCGACAGCACGGCATCCTGGACCAGCTCGTGGTCGAGGCGGCGAACAAGCTGGGCGCCACCCTGCCGACCACACCGACCACCCAGCAGCAGGGCTGGCTGACCGAGATGCAGAACGCCACCGGCGCCCAGTTCGACCAGATCTTCGTGACCCGGCTGCGGGTCGCGCACGGCAACATCTTCCCGGTGATCGGCGCGGTCCGGGCCAGCACCCGCGACCCGATCGTGCGCAAGCTCGCCGACCAGACGAACACCTTCGTCACCAACCACATGCTGATGCTGGAGAGCACCGGGCTGGTCCGCTGGCAGCAGCTCCCGCCTCCCGCGATGCCCCCGGCGCAGAGCGACTCGCTGATCGCCGCCGCCGGCGCCAACGTCGGCAGCACCGGCGGGACCCAGATCAGCACGACCCTCGTCTGGGCCGTCTTCCTGCTCGCCCTGGCCACCGGCGGGTACGCGACCTGGCGGCTGCTGCGCCGCACCTGA
- a CDS encoding THUMP-like domain-containing protein yields MDLEQFAALRTPEGSAALDAAARVAGGDPLTAAAALRSAGVPGGLAAAALTQAELRRRAAGKFGAAAGGMFLTRAGLEQATRGVVAGRRAERLRAAGVATLADLGCGLGADALAAARAGIRVYGVEADPLTAAMAAANAEAAGLADRFTVECGDATAFDVTRVDGVFCDPARRKAGTGRRIFDPNAYSPPWDFVTGLAERVPRTVVKVAPGLDHALIPPGAEAEWVSVDGDLVEAALWCGALAEVPRRATVLREQAAHVLTGGGDAEAAVGPVRRFLYDPDPAVVRAHLVAELARDLDGTLADPSIAYLYGDEGRPTPFARCLEITDVLPFSLKRLRALLRERRVGRVEILKRGSALEPEKLRRDLKLAGDAAASLVLTRVGGAPTVLLCRPLPA; encoded by the coding sequence GTGGACCTGGAACAGTTCGCCGCTCTGCGTACCCCCGAGGGGTCGGCCGCGCTCGACGCGGCGGCGCGGGTGGCCGGCGGCGACCCGCTCACCGCGGCGGCCGCGCTCCGCTCCGCCGGGGTGCCCGGCGGCCTCGCGGCGGCGGCGCTGACCCAGGCGGAGCTGCGGCGCCGCGCGGCCGGCAAGTTCGGCGCGGCGGCGGGCGGCATGTTCCTCACCCGGGCGGGGCTGGAGCAGGCCACCCGGGGGGTCGTGGCGGGGCGCCGGGCGGAGCGCCTGCGGGCCGCGGGCGTGGCGACGCTGGCCGACCTGGGGTGCGGCCTCGGGGCGGACGCGCTGGCCGCGGCCCGCGCCGGCATCCGGGTGTACGGCGTGGAGGCCGACCCGCTGACCGCCGCCATGGCCGCCGCGAACGCCGAGGCGGCCGGGCTGGCCGACCGCTTCACCGTGGAGTGCGGGGACGCCACGGCGTTCGACGTGACCCGGGTCGACGGCGTCTTCTGCGACCCGGCCCGCCGGAAGGCCGGTACCGGCCGGCGGATCTTCGACCCGAACGCCTACTCGCCACCGTGGGACTTCGTCACCGGGCTGGCCGAACGGGTGCCGCGCACCGTGGTGAAGGTGGCGCCCGGGCTGGACCACGCGCTCATCCCGCCGGGCGCCGAGGCGGAGTGGGTGAGCGTCGACGGCGACCTGGTCGAGGCGGCGCTCTGGTGCGGCGCGCTGGCCGAGGTGCCCCGCCGCGCCACGGTGCTGCGGGAGCAGGCCGCACACGTGCTGACCGGCGGCGGCGACGCCGAGGCGGCGGTCGGGCCGGTCCGCCGTTTCCTGTACGACCCGGACCCGGCGGTGGTGCGGGCGCACCTGGTCGCCGAACTGGCCCGCGACCTCGACGGCACGCTGGCCGACCCGAGCATCGCCTACCTGTACGGCGACGAGGGCCGGCCCACCCCGTTCGCCCGCTGCCTGGAGATCACCGACGTGCTGCCGTTCTCGTTGAAGCGGCTCCGGGCCCTGCTGCGGGAGCGCCGGGTCGGGCGGGTGGAGATCCTCAAGCGCGGCTCGGCGCTGGAGCCGGAGAAGCTGCGCCGCGACCTGAAGCTGGCCGGCGACGCGGCGGCCAGCCTGGTGCTGACCCGGGTGGGCGGGGCGCCGACCGTGCTCCTCTGCCGCCCGCTTCCCGCCTGA
- a CDS encoding ATP-binding cassette domain-containing protein — MSATPLLELRGIDKSFGPVQVLRDVAFAAYPGEVTALVGDNGAGKSTLVKCISGIHPTDAGEFHFDGRPVSINSPRDAAALGIEVVYQDLALCDNLDIVQNMFLGREKRSGIVLDEPTMEQMAAETLAGLSVRTVKSLRQHVSSLSGGQRQTVAIAKAVLWNSKLVILDEPTAALGVAQTAQVLELVRRLADNGLAVVLISHNMNDVFAVSDRIAALYLGQMVAQVKTSDITHAQVVELITAGRSGNLGLADTGSNGTGAAPADTTPGAVR, encoded by the coding sequence GTGTCCGCAACCCCCCTGCTGGAGCTACGCGGGATCGACAAGAGCTTCGGTCCCGTCCAGGTGCTGCGCGACGTGGCCTTCGCCGCGTACCCCGGCGAGGTGACCGCGCTGGTCGGCGACAACGGCGCCGGCAAGTCGACCCTGGTGAAGTGCATCAGCGGCATCCATCCCACCGACGCCGGCGAGTTCCACTTCGACGGCCGGCCGGTGAGCATCAACAGCCCCCGGGACGCCGCCGCGCTGGGCATCGAGGTCGTCTACCAGGACCTCGCGCTCTGCGACAACCTCGACATCGTGCAGAACATGTTCCTCGGCCGGGAGAAGCGCAGCGGCATCGTGCTCGACGAGCCGACCATGGAGCAGATGGCCGCCGAGACCCTGGCCGGGCTGAGCGTGCGGACCGTCAAGTCGCTGCGTCAGCACGTGTCCAGCCTCTCCGGCGGGCAGCGGCAGACCGTCGCCATCGCCAAGGCGGTGCTCTGGAACAGCAAGCTGGTCATCCTCGACGAGCCCACCGCCGCCCTCGGCGTCGCACAGACCGCCCAGGTGCTGGAACTGGTCCGCCGGCTCGCCGACAACGGCCTCGCCGTGGTGCTCATCTCGCACAACATGAACGACGTCTTCGCGGTCTCCGACCGCATCGCCGCCCTCTACCTCGGCCAGATGGTCGCCCAGGTGAAGACCAGCGACATCACGCACGCGCAGGTGGTCGAGCTGATCACCGCCGGTCGCTCCGGCAACCTCGGCCTCGCCGACACGGGCAGCAACGGCACCGGCGCCGCGCCCGCCGACACGACTCCAGGAGCCGTCCGATGA